One genomic window of Vibrio parahaemolyticus includes the following:
- a CDS encoding ABC transporter permease → MNLADTTLEALRLLVNFDADLWEIVAVSFSVSITAISLVVLPAILMSFVLAYTDFRGKWFLLSIVNTLQAVPTVVIGLLLYMLLSRAGPWGDWQMLFTQKAMIFGQMVICFPVLVSMMHGALQSSDRRAVETAITLGVSIPRVAATMIWETRFPLLAAIIAGFSRIVTEVGCSMMVGGNIMGVTRNIPTAIAMESSKGAFAQGVALGIVLLSLALALNFFLSSMRGKGYLRT, encoded by the coding sequence ATGAATCTTGCTGATACAACACTGGAAGCGCTTCGCTTACTGGTGAATTTTGATGCAGACCTATGGGAGATCGTTGCGGTCTCCTTTAGTGTTTCTATCACGGCAATATCCTTAGTGGTCTTGCCGGCTATTTTGATGTCCTTTGTACTGGCGTATACCGACTTTCGCGGTAAATGGTTTTTGCTGTCGATCGTGAATACGCTACAAGCGGTTCCTACCGTCGTGATTGGCCTTTTACTGTATATGTTGCTATCACGCGCTGGCCCTTGGGGAGACTGGCAAATGCTGTTCACTCAGAAGGCGATGATCTTCGGCCAAATGGTGATCTGCTTCCCTGTTTTGGTATCGATGATGCATGGTGCATTGCAATCTAGCGACCGTCGCGCAGTGGAAACCGCCATCACCCTAGGCGTCTCCATTCCGCGCGTGGCTGCTACGATGATTTGGGAAACCCGCTTTCCTCTACTCGCAGCTATCATTGCAGGATTCTCACGTATCGTAACCGAGGTGGGCTGCTCAATGATGGTAGGCGGAAACATTATGGGCGTAACGCGCAATATTCCGACCGCTATCGCAATGGAAAGCAGCAAAGGTGCTTTTGCGCAAGGAGTTGCATTAGGAATTGTATTACTATCTTTAGCGTTGGCACTAAACTTCTTCTTATCAAGCATGAGAGGCAAAGGCTACCTCAGAACATAG
- a CDS encoding sterol desaturase family protein, giving the protein MTENTFTDPSWLRLSCFIGVLLLCTLWENKLPRKTLTVKRSFRWLNNLSLVALNSAIIALVMPIAAFQAATIAHDQQWGLFNLLSLPGWLNVLLAVIVLDLIIYVQHLVFHRVKPLWKIHRMHHADLDIDVTTGARFHPIEIIISMVVKIASVFILGVSPLAIVVFEIILNASAMFNHSNAKLALSIDKKLRKVIVTPDMHRVHHSVIVKETHSNFGFFLSVWDRWFGTYRAQPALGHNDVVIGVPEIREASEQRLDKLLTQPFRYREGKGKNDD; this is encoded by the coding sequence GTGACTGAAAACACGTTTACCGACCCATCTTGGTTGCGACTTAGCTGTTTTATTGGCGTATTGTTGCTGTGTACTCTTTGGGAAAACAAGCTCCCAAGAAAGACGCTCACCGTCAAACGTTCCTTTCGCTGGTTAAACAACCTCTCTTTGGTCGCCCTAAATAGCGCGATCATTGCATTAGTGATGCCTATTGCTGCGTTTCAAGCTGCGACCATTGCTCATGATCAGCAATGGGGACTATTCAATCTTCTATCCCTGCCCGGTTGGTTAAACGTGTTGCTTGCTGTGATTGTTCTCGATCTCATCATCTATGTTCAGCACTTGGTTTTTCATCGCGTTAAACCATTATGGAAAATTCATCGTATGCACCATGCCGATTTGGATATCGATGTCACAACTGGCGCGCGTTTTCATCCAATTGAAATCATCATATCGATGGTCGTCAAAATCGCCTCGGTATTCATTCTTGGTGTTTCACCTCTCGCGATTGTGGTGTTTGAGATCATTCTAAATGCGAGTGCGATGTTCAATCACAGTAACGCAAAGCTTGCGTTATCTATCGATAAGAAACTGCGAAAAGTCATTGTGACACCAGACATGCACCGCGTGCACCATTCGGTGATTGTGAAGGAAACCCATTCGAACTTTGGTTTTTTCCTTTCCGTTTGGGATAGATGGTTTGGAACGTATCGCGCACAACCAGCGCTTGGACATAACGATGTCGTGATTGGCGTGCCTGAGATCAGGGAAGCGAGCGAGCAAAGATTGGATAAGCTGCTGACACAGCCTTTTCGTTATCGCGAAGGCAAGGGCAAGAACGATGATTAA
- a CDS encoding substrate-binding domain-containing protein yields the protein MKKIALTLAATSITLVSYSAFSAQDAEHVRLATTTSTYHSGLLDYLLPQFEKDTGYKVDVIAAGTGKALKMGENGDVDLVMTHAPKAEGTFVEKGYGVLPRKLMYNDFVIVGPKADPAKIKDDESVLDVFKEIANKNATFISRGDDSGTHKKEMGFWAQTKIEPNFGGYRSVGQGMGPTLNMASEMQGYTMSDRGTWLAYQNKLDLEILFQGDEKLFNPYQVILVNPERYPTINYQGAKAFSDWLVNPRGQELINGFRLNGKQLFVANAESK from the coding sequence ATGAAAAAAATTGCGCTAACATTGGCCGCAACGTCAATCACGCTTGTAAGCTACTCTGCATTTTCTGCTCAAGACGCTGAACACGTCCGCCTAGCAACTACAACCAGTACTTACCACTCGGGCTTGCTTGACTACCTACTTCCACAATTTGAAAAAGACACTGGCTACAAAGTCGATGTTATTGCTGCAGGTACTGGCAAAGCGCTAAAAATGGGCGAAAACGGTGACGTAGATTTGGTGATGACTCACGCACCAAAAGCCGAAGGCACATTCGTTGAGAAAGGCTACGGCGTTCTACCTCGTAAGCTGATGTACAACGACTTTGTGATTGTTGGCCCTAAAGCAGACCCAGCAAAAATCAAAGATGACGAAAGCGTGTTAGACGTGTTCAAAGAGATCGCGAACAAAAACGCAACGTTCATCTCTCGCGGCGATGATTCTGGTACGCACAAAAAAGAAATGGGCTTTTGGGCTCAAACTAAAATCGAACCAAACTTTGGAGGCTACCGCAGCGTAGGTCAAGGTATGGGCCCAACTCTGAACATGGCGTCTGAAATGCAAGGCTACACAATGTCAGACCGCGGTACATGGTTGGCTTACCAAAACAAGTTGGATCTAGAAATTCTGTTCCAAGGCGATGAAAAACTGTTTAACCCGTACCAAGTTATTCTTGTTAACCCTGAGCGTTACCCAACAATCAACTACCAAGGCGCGAAAGCTTTCAGTGATTGGTTGGTGAACCCTCGCGGTCAGGAACTTATCAATGGTTTCCGCCTGAACGGTAAACAACTGTTTGTTGCGAATGCTGAGAGCAAATAA
- a CDS encoding NUDIX hydrolase has translation MIDKVCPVVLRKQNQEILLFQHPLAGIQLVKGTVETFDESYITAAKRELAEESGITHVISARYLCSWDSGFQNQAWHFVLCECADLEDSWTFHTQDDGGHDFAFFWHDIGSDISSQAHTVFQHALEKVRKLIDQGVV, from the coding sequence ATGATCGATAAAGTTTGCCCCGTTGTTCTGCGTAAGCAAAACCAAGAGATCCTACTTTTTCAGCATCCCTTAGCGGGTATTCAGCTAGTCAAGGGAACGGTTGAGACGTTTGATGAAAGTTACATCACGGCTGCAAAACGGGAGCTGGCTGAAGAATCTGGGATTACGCACGTTATCTCCGCTCGGTATTTATGCTCATGGGACAGTGGCTTTCAAAATCAAGCATGGCATTTTGTTTTGTGTGAGTGTGCGGACCTAGAGGATTCATGGACGTTTCATACGCAAGACGATGGCGGACATGATTTTGCGTTTTTTTGGCACGATATAGGGAGCGATATTTCCTCACAGGCGCATACTGTTTTTCAGCATGCACTGGAAAAAGTTCGAAAACTGATAGACCAAGGGGTGGTGTAA
- a CDS encoding membrane protein, translating to MNDFKDLASFAGFSALTGLSFGTIFFSLAFVYSSFETQQHVNTSALICAVFGVIGLVVGITQLNKKRQLVES from the coding sequence ATGAACGATTTTAAAGACTTGGCGAGTTTTGCCGGTTTTAGTGCGTTAACAGGTTTGAGTTTTGGCACCATTTTCTTCAGTCTCGCTTTTGTGTACAGCTCCTTCGAAACGCAGCAACACGTCAACACTAGCGCGTTAATTTGTGCTGTTTTTGGTGTCATAGGCTTGGTTGTTGGCATTACGCAATTAAATAAAAAACGCCAATTAGTCGAAAGTTAA
- the nagK gene encoding N-acetylglucosamine kinase has product MYYGFDVGGTKIEFGAFNEKLERVATERVPTPTDNYELLVDTIAELVNKYDAEFGCEGTIGLGLPGMEDADDATVLTVNVPAAKGKPLRADLEAKIGRSVKIENDANCFALSEAWDEELQDEPSVLGLILGTGFGGGFIYDGKVFSGRNHVAGEVGHTRLPIDAWFHLGENAPLLGCGCDKKGCLDSYLSGRGFELLYAHYYGEEKKAIDIIKAHAEGEAKAVEHVERFMELLAICFANIFTATDPHVVVLGGGLSNFELIYEEMPKRIPKYLLSVAKCPKIIKAKHGDSGGVRGAAFLNIK; this is encoded by the coding sequence ATGTATTACGGCTTTGATGTCGGCGGCACTAAAATTGAATTTGGTGCATTTAACGAGAAGCTTGAGCGTGTAGCGACGGAACGTGTACCTACACCAACAGACAACTACGAGCTGCTGGTTGATACCATTGCGGAATTGGTTAACAAATACGATGCAGAGTTTGGTTGCGAAGGCACCATTGGTCTTGGTCTACCTGGCATGGAAGACGCAGACGATGCAACGGTATTAACAGTTAACGTTCCTGCGGCGAAAGGCAAACCACTGCGCGCGGATCTTGAAGCGAAAATTGGTCGCAGCGTAAAGATTGAAAACGATGCGAACTGTTTTGCGCTATCAGAAGCATGGGACGAAGAGCTTCAAGATGAGCCTTCTGTACTTGGTTTGATCCTAGGCACTGGTTTTGGTGGCGGTTTTATCTACGATGGTAAAGTTTTCTCTGGCCGTAACCACGTAGCAGGTGAGGTGGGTCATACTCGTTTACCTATCGATGCTTGGTTCCACTTAGGCGAAAACGCACCTTTGTTGGGGTGTGGCTGTGACAAGAAGGGTTGTTTAGACAGTTACCTTTCTGGCCGAGGCTTCGAACTTCTTTATGCCCATTACTACGGTGAAGAGAAGAAAGCGATCGACATCATTAAAGCGCACGCAGAAGGTGAGGCGAAAGCTGTTGAGCACGTTGAGCGTTTTATGGAGTTGCTGGCAATCTGTTTTGCAAACATCTTTACAGCGACTGACCCACATGTTGTTGTGCTGGGTGGTGGTCTTTCCAACTTCGAATTGATTTACGAAGAGATGCCAAAACGTATTCCTAAGTACCTGCTTTCTGTCGCGAAGTGTCCGAAGATCATCAAAGCAAAACACGGTGATTCAGGTGGTGTACGTGGCGCTGCGTTCCTAAACATCAAGTAG
- a CDS encoding DUF2960 domain-containing protein, which produces MARTILYTYKDQDKELTFSYQQHRNIQEAVAEAEGIDITEFLKMEQQIEAVSDTKAVRNYRDNYFRKLGFSKITLAQKENLGVGKKNK; this is translated from the coding sequence ATGGCTCGCACCATTCTTTACACTTACAAAGACCAAGACAAAGAACTGACGTTCTCATACCAGCAGCACCGCAACATTCAAGAAGCGGTTGCCGAAGCAGAAGGTATCGATATCACTGAGTTCCTAAAGATGGAGCAACAAATCGAAGCAGTGTCTGACACTAAAGCGGTGCGCAACTACCGCGATAACTACTTCAGAAAATTAGGCTTTAGTAAAATCACCCTAGCTCAAAAAGAAAACCTAGGCGTAGGCAAAAAGAACAAATAA
- a CDS encoding NUDIX domain-containing protein, protein MQLLQRASLILVNHQQELLLIQRFQNDRHYWVFPGGSVEVGEQPVEAAKREALEETSLELNRIQKVFELENQGRLETYFLSYVGNSKVKLGVGPEQTRQSDVNQYHLKWVRLEQLHTIPLYPEQAKAFCLNNEEWFYDR, encoded by the coding sequence ATGCAACTATTACAAAGAGCCAGCCTTATACTGGTTAATCATCAGCAAGAACTTTTGCTTATCCAGCGTTTTCAAAACGATAGACATTATTGGGTTTTCCCCGGCGGTAGTGTTGAAGTTGGAGAGCAGCCTGTTGAAGCTGCGAAAAGAGAAGCGCTGGAAGAAACCTCATTGGAACTCAATCGGATCCAAAAGGTTTTTGAGCTCGAAAACCAAGGTCGCTTAGAAACCTATTTTCTTTCTTATGTAGGGAACTCAAAAGTGAAGCTGGGGGTAGGGCCGGAACAAACCAGACAGTCAGACGTTAACCAGTATCATTTAAAGTGGGTGCGTTTAGAGCAACTTCATACGATTCCTTTGTATCCAGAGCAAGCCAAAGCTTTCTGCTTAAATAATGAGGAGTGGTTTTATGATCGATAA
- a CDS encoding methyl-accepting chemotaxis protein, translated as MATRKRSRTSLSLIQTISATFLTIIALVIALSVSSFKGMGQVGEQFEDLSQKALPIAMANATLTRNVLEMVKLLNYGMQVTEAKELPLVEAQIEALAKQTEGLIEKTSEVAPQLSNELKDKVETLHQITNSILLKQSAVIQMQGHIDANVGGFRYGLSSIGPEMNRISSFLNLDDPESSDAANRFIASASSMESTFLVMMMHTDLPKAEKEYREMRNRIAGINLAYEDFKALHSEVSDYASLTAPYEMVKSGFDEEGILQLILAKLVQSEQQQREFHQASLFADETMRLLDSISQSASNLIDEREATVNNTIGNVSMMVLVAACVISLVILVSWFGLKTWTNRGLKNVLVRLSALTDHDFRAKADEMGPFELKEVARKLNQVIDSTHDSIQTVTRNCETLYQTAEISHDAAEQTNDGLTTQNEALASMVTTITQLEASIREIATVTNASSEDSLLATRHTEKGVQVVEQNRKRLESLESSLDVNEQSMLELDQRVKQIREMVDMISGIAENTNLLALNAAIEAARAGEQGRGFAVVADEVRKLAKDTSQQTTNIREMMSELITAAERSRQAVNDSREEMTHALHSSNEVKSTFSDINLAVKHIQERVEQISVATEEQERATADVSQSINNISELGERTKLQLESMVESSEQVAEIAGHQQAMLHKYELHQSA; from the coding sequence ATGGCAACGCGCAAACGCTCACGCACATCGCTTTCACTGATTCAGACTATCAGCGCAACATTTTTAACTATCATCGCACTTGTTATAGCCCTTTCTGTCTCAAGTTTCAAAGGAATGGGGCAGGTTGGAGAACAATTTGAAGATTTGTCTCAAAAAGCATTACCGATTGCGATGGCCAATGCGACTCTGACCAGAAATGTGTTGGAAATGGTGAAACTGCTCAACTATGGAATGCAGGTAACGGAAGCGAAAGAGTTGCCGCTTGTAGAAGCGCAAATTGAAGCGCTGGCGAAACAGACAGAAGGTCTGATCGAGAAAACATCCGAAGTCGCTCCACAGCTTTCCAATGAGTTAAAAGATAAAGTGGAGACGTTGCACCAAATCACAAACTCCATTTTACTCAAGCAATCCGCGGTGATTCAGATGCAAGGGCACATCGACGCGAATGTTGGTGGTTTTCGCTATGGACTGAGTTCCATCGGCCCAGAGATGAACAGAATTAGCTCATTTTTAAACCTGGATGATCCTGAGTCGAGTGACGCGGCAAACCGTTTTATTGCATCTGCGAGTTCGATGGAAAGCACTTTCCTTGTAATGATGATGCATACCGATTTACCTAAAGCGGAGAAAGAATATCGGGAGATGCGAAATCGAATTGCGGGGATTAACCTTGCTTACGAAGATTTCAAAGCCCTACACTCTGAAGTCAGTGACTACGCCAGCTTGACAGCGCCTTATGAGATGGTGAAATCAGGCTTTGACGAAGAGGGCATTTTGCAACTCATTCTTGCCAAGTTGGTCCAAAGCGAACAACAGCAGCGTGAGTTTCATCAAGCGTCGTTATTCGCTGACGAAACCATGAGGCTCTTGGATAGCATTTCGCAGTCGGCATCGAACTTGATTGATGAACGCGAAGCCACGGTCAATAACACCATAGGCAACGTCAGCATGATGGTTCTTGTCGCGGCGTGTGTTATCTCTCTGGTTATTTTGGTCTCTTGGTTCGGGCTAAAAACGTGGACAAACCGAGGACTGAAGAATGTGCTGGTACGTTTATCCGCATTAACTGACCACGATTTTCGTGCCAAAGCAGATGAGATGGGCCCCTTTGAGCTAAAAGAGGTCGCACGCAAATTGAATCAGGTGATCGATTCAACACACGACTCTATCCAAACGGTTACACGTAATTGTGAGACGCTTTATCAAACCGCAGAAATCAGCCACGATGCAGCTGAGCAAACCAATGACGGTCTAACAACGCAAAACGAAGCGTTAGCGAGCATGGTGACTACGATTACTCAGCTAGAGGCGTCCATACGTGAAATTGCCACAGTAACGAATGCTTCGTCAGAAGATTCATTACTTGCTACACGACATACCGAAAAAGGTGTCCAAGTTGTCGAGCAAAACCGCAAGCGGTTGGAATCATTAGAAAGCTCTTTGGATGTGAATGAACAATCGATGTTAGAGCTAGACCAGCGTGTTAAGCAGATTCGTGAAATGGTCGACATGATCAGTGGTATCGCGGAAAACACCAATTTACTTGCGCTGAATGCAGCTATCGAAGCTGCTCGCGCAGGTGAACAAGGGCGCGGGTTTGCGGTTGTCGCGGATGAAGTCCGAAAACTGGCAAAGGATACCTCCCAGCAAACGACCAATATTCGTGAAATGATGAGTGAGCTTATTACTGCGGCAGAGCGTTCTCGCCAAGCGGTAAACGATTCGCGAGAAGAAATGACCCACGCGCTGCATTCCAGCAATGAAGTGAAATCGACGTTCTCTGACATCAACCTCGCGGTTAAGCATATTCAAGAGCGTGTTGAGCAGATCTCTGTTGCCACGGAAGAGCAAGAACGTGCGACGGCGGACGTGTCTCAATCCATCAATAATATTTCCGAGCTTGGAGAGCGTACAAAGCTACAACTTGAATCCATGGTTGAAAGCTCCGAACAAGTGGCAGAAATTGCAGGGCATCAACAAGCGATGTTGCATAAATACGAGCTACATCAGTCCGCCTAA
- a CDS encoding energy-coupling factor ABC transporter ATP-binding protein, with translation MTIKITAEQLSMRFKERVLFHIPELAIGPNDAIYLKGDNGVGKTTLLKILAGLLKPSTGDVVAPKDTWLKRLTRRNGRVDVIYLHQSPYLFDGTVYENVVYGVKYQQDTPKDKRAQVIHALRMVGLETLADEHISVLSGGEKQRVAMARAWILKPSILLMDEPSASLDQESIERLVVMAKDLLDRGSSIVVTSHQTNALTDLCKKQWWIKDKTLIESPLLYVIPKETSQENAYASTNTN, from the coding sequence ATGACTATAAAAATCACCGCCGAGCAGTTATCCATGCGCTTTAAAGAGCGTGTGCTTTTTCACATCCCTGAGTTAGCCATCGGCCCAAATGATGCCATTTATCTCAAGGGTGACAATGGTGTGGGCAAAACTACCCTACTCAAAATCCTTGCTGGCTTGCTAAAACCTTCTACTGGCGATGTTGTTGCACCAAAAGATACGTGGCTGAAAAGACTGACGCGCCGCAACGGCCGTGTCGATGTGATTTATCTCCATCAATCTCCTTACCTTTTTGACGGCACTGTTTATGAGAACGTAGTCTATGGAGTGAAATATCAACAAGACACACCAAAAGATAAGCGAGCTCAAGTTATTCACGCACTACGCATGGTAGGTTTAGAAACATTAGCGGACGAACATATCTCCGTGTTGTCCGGCGGTGAAAAGCAGCGTGTTGCCATGGCAAGAGCTTGGATCTTAAAACCGTCGATTTTATTGATGGACGAGCCAAGTGCGTCTTTAGACCAAGAGTCCATTGAACGATTGGTGGTGATGGCGAAAGATCTTTTGGATCGTGGTTCCAGTATCGTGGTGACAAGCCATCAAACCAACGCACTGACCGACTTATGTAAAAAACAGTGGTGGATTAAAGACAAGACTTTGATAGAGTCTCCTCTGTTGTATGTCATACCAAAAGAAACATCCCAAGAGAATGCATATGCTTCAACCAACACAAACTAG
- a CDS encoding tRNA-uridine aminocarboxypropyltransferase: protein MRIHAFHRLYQYRQSISTKPFNARGCKVQRCPFCQVSEQHCLCELQPDIDSNVACMLIVSENEVFKPSNTGRLIADTVKETYVYQWNRTEPSQEMLDLLSNEDYLPVIVFPADYVDQPERLLDGLHTEHLHRTDGNSKKWLLIFIDGSWREARKIFRRSEFLQSLPVLSIEPECLSEYIMRRSENEQHLSTAEVATLVLKQAGENKASECLQLWFEAFRETYMLTKTRVKNDPNRPHLKRFKEWVKTES, encoded by the coding sequence ATGAGAATCCACGCTTTCCATCGTTTATATCAGTATCGTCAATCCATCTCAACGAAGCCTTTCAATGCTCGTGGATGCAAAGTTCAGCGCTGCCCATTCTGTCAGGTTTCAGAGCAGCATTGTTTATGTGAATTGCAACCTGATATCGATAGCAATGTCGCGTGCATGCTGATTGTGTCTGAGAACGAAGTGTTTAAGCCAAGCAATACAGGCCGTTTGATTGCTGATACGGTGAAAGAGACTTACGTGTATCAATGGAATCGCACTGAACCTTCACAAGAGATGCTTGATCTTTTGTCCAACGAAGACTACCTGCCTGTCATTGTTTTTCCTGCCGATTACGTTGATCAACCTGAGCGATTGCTAGATGGATTACACACTGAGCACTTACATCGCACTGATGGTAATAGCAAAAAGTGGTTGTTGATTTTTATCGATGGTAGTTGGCGTGAGGCGCGAAAAATCTTCCGTCGCTCTGAGTTTTTACAGTCTCTACCAGTCTTATCTATCGAGCCGGAGTGTTTATCAGAATACATCATGCGCCGTTCTGAGAACGAGCAGCATCTTTCGACAGCTGAAGTCGCGACTTTAGTTTTGAAACAAGCCGGTGAGAACAAAGCATCGGAATGCCTTCAATTGTGGTTTGAAGCCTTCAGAGAAACCTACATGCTGACCAAGACCCGAGTCAAAAACGATCCTAATCGACCGCATTTGAAACGTTTCAAAGAGTGGGTGAAAACCGAGAGCTGA
- a CDS encoding bifunctional molybdopterin-guanine dinucleotide biosynthesis adaptor protein MobB/molybdopterin molybdotransferase MoeA, producing the protein MKHTLNIPILGFAAYSGTGKTTLLEALLPKLTEAGLRIGMLKHAHHNFDVDKPGKDSYRLRKAGASQMLIASRNRFALMTETPEAEAEFEYLLTRFDEDKLDVVLVEGCKNIAFPKIELHREEVGKPWLYPHDENIIAIASDSAGLDSELPQMNINDLDAIAQFVLQYVQDAKAPKSKEKDVACCDTLSPAFLSVVQGQEKILSLVNTVSEIEACKIENAYGRVLAEHIISPVNVPQYTNSAMDGYAIRSDDVDRDSYQVVAEVMAGHAYDQPLQVGQAVKIMTGAPTPLNGDTVVMREQASQEGDKVTFNGAHIKAGQNVRQAGEDLAIGSDVFTAGTRLASPEMGMTASLGFGEANVFRKLKVAVFSTGDEVQAPGTEQKANSIYDSNRFTIMGMLEKLGCEILDFGILEDNEQLMIEALENASAQADVVMTSGGVSVGDADYIKLALDKLGQIDFWRINMRPGRPLAFGQINNKPFFGLPGNPVAVMVSFINFVEPALRKMQGEQGWKPLKVNAIATENLRSRQGRTEFSRGIYELDDTGRLTVRTTGKQGSGILRSMSEANCLIEISPAVDTVKAGESVTIIPLQGRI; encoded by the coding sequence ATGAAACACACGCTAAACATTCCTATTCTTGGTTTTGCAGCTTATTCAGGCACAGGCAAAACCACGCTACTTGAAGCCCTATTGCCAAAGCTGACTGAAGCAGGTTTACGCATTGGCATGCTAAAACATGCACACCACAACTTCGATGTCGATAAGCCGGGTAAAGACAGCTACCGTTTACGCAAAGCTGGCGCGTCTCAAATGCTGATTGCTTCTCGCAACCGTTTTGCGTTAATGACAGAAACGCCAGAAGCCGAAGCGGAGTTTGAATACCTCTTAACTCGTTTTGATGAAGACAAGCTCGATGTGGTTTTGGTTGAAGGCTGTAAAAACATCGCGTTTCCTAAAATTGAATTGCACCGTGAAGAAGTGGGTAAACCTTGGCTTTACCCTCACGATGAAAACATCATTGCTATCGCTTCCGACAGTGCGGGGTTAGATTCTGAGCTCCCTCAAATGAACATCAATGATTTGGATGCCATCGCTCAATTTGTTCTTCAATACGTTCAAGATGCAAAAGCACCAAAATCTAAAGAGAAAGACGTCGCATGTTGCGACACACTTTCTCCGGCTTTCCTTTCTGTGGTTCAAGGCCAAGAAAAAATCCTTTCTTTGGTGAACACGGTTTCGGAAATAGAAGCATGCAAGATTGAAAACGCCTATGGCCGCGTTCTTGCGGAACATATCATTTCACCAGTAAACGTGCCGCAGTACACCAACTCCGCGATGGACGGTTATGCCATCCGCAGTGATGATGTTGACCGCGATAGCTACCAAGTGGTTGCTGAAGTGATGGCGGGCCATGCTTACGATCAGCCTCTTCAAGTTGGTCAAGCGGTGAAGATCATGACTGGCGCACCAACACCACTTAACGGCGACACAGTGGTCATGCGTGAGCAAGCCTCTCAAGAAGGTGACAAGGTCACCTTTAACGGTGCGCATATCAAAGCAGGCCAAAACGTTCGTCAAGCAGGTGAAGATCTCGCTATCGGCAGTGACGTCTTTACCGCAGGCACTCGCCTAGCCTCTCCAGAAATGGGCATGACCGCTTCGCTTGGTTTTGGTGAAGCGAATGTGTTCCGCAAATTGAAAGTTGCCGTGTTCTCCACCGGTGACGAAGTACAAGCGCCGGGAACAGAGCAAAAAGCGAATTCTATCTACGATTCCAACCGTTTTACCATCATGGGCATGCTTGAAAAGCTCGGCTGCGAGATCTTGGACTTCGGTATTCTGGAAGACAATGAACAGTTAATGATCGAAGCGTTGGAAAACGCATCGGCGCAAGCAGACGTGGTTATGACTTCTGGTGGCGTATCCGTTGGTGATGCGGATTACATCAAACTTGCCTTGGATAAACTTGGTCAAATCGATTTTTGGCGAATCAACATGCGTCCGGGACGTCCATTAGCGTTTGGTCAAATCAACAACAAGCCGTTCTTTGGTCTGCCGGGCAACCCTGTTGCCGTGATGGTCTCTTTCATTAACTTTGTCGAGCCTGCACTGCGTAAGATGCAAGGCGAACAAGGCTGGAAGCCTCTGAAAGTGAATGCCATCGCGACTGAGAATCTTCGCTCTCGCCAAGGTCGTACCGAGTTTAGTCGAGGAATCTATGAACTGGATGACACTGGCCGTTTAACCGTTCGTACAACAGGCAAGCAAGGCTCTGGTATTTTGCGCTCAATGAGTGAGGCGAACTGTTTGATCGAAATCTCCCCAGCTGTTGATACAGTAAAAGCGGGAGAAAGCGTGACAATTATCCCACTTCAAGGCAGAATCTAG
- the mobA gene encoding molybdenum cofactor guanylyltransferase MobA, with amino-acid sequence MLQPTQTSWVILAGGQASRMGGKDKGLIELNQKPLIEHVIERLSPQTPRILINANRNQDAYSKFGFVFSDQFKDFPGPMGGIHAGLMHAETDWVGFVPCDSPQINTDLVERFCQAVKEDSDILVAHDGDHQQPVFTLYHKRVLPKLTAFLERGDRKIILLYKECNTSYVDFSDSPNCFVNLNTPEELAQFGQLES; translated from the coding sequence ATGCTTCAACCAACACAAACTAGTTGGGTCATTTTGGCTGGTGGCCAAGCCAGCCGTATGGGTGGAAAAGATAAAGGTCTGATTGAATTAAATCAGAAGCCACTCATCGAACACGTTATTGAACGTTTATCTCCACAAACACCACGCATTTTAATTAATGCCAATCGCAACCAAGATGCGTACAGCAAATTTGGTTTCGTATTTAGTGATCAATTCAAAGATTTCCCTGGACCTATGGGCGGTATTCACGCGGGTTTGATGCATGCGGAAACTGACTGGGTCGGATTTGTACCTTGCGATAGCCCTCAAATTAACACCGACCTTGTCGAGCGTTTCTGCCAGGCCGTCAAAGAAGACAGTGATATTTTAGTCGCGCATGATGGTGACCATCAGCAACCTGTTTTCACGCTCTACCACAAACGCGTACTGCCAAAACTCACCGCATTTTTAGAACGTGGCGACCGCAAAATCATTCTGCTCTACAAAGAGTGCAACACCAGTTACGTTGACTTTAGCGACTCACCAAACTGTTTCGTCAACTTGAACACTCCGGAAGAACTGGCGCAATTTGGACAATTAGAATCATGA